A window of Pan paniscus chromosome 16, NHGRI_mPanPan1-v2.0_pri, whole genome shotgun sequence genomic DNA:
gatgacttgagcccaggagtttgagaccagcctgggcaaaatgttgagactctgtctctataaaattaaaaatttttttcttagctaTTTTATCTGTTTGTTCcttcatatgaaatttagaaacctagccaggcatggtggctcacgcctgtaatcccagcacttctgggaggctgaggcgggtggatcacctgagatcaggagttcgagaccagcctggccaacatggtgaaaccccagctctactaaaaatacaaaaaaaattagccaggcatggtggctcacacctgtagtcccagctacttgggaggctgaggcacaagaatcacttgaaccagggaggcagagattgcagtgagccaagattgtgccactgcactccagcctgggcaacagagtgagactcagtctcaaaaaaaaaaaaaaaaaagaaaaagaaagaaaagaaatttagaatacTTTGgttaagtttcaaaaataatttaaattgccTTAAACCTGTTTATTAACTCAAGGAGAATTAATAATCTTATAATATTTAGTCTTATCTCTTAGTAGGTTTTTGTCATTTTCTAGGTATTTtgtaccttcttttttttaatttaaaaaaagttttttagagatggagttcttgctgagttgcccaggctggcctggaactcctgggtgtaagcaatcctctcaccacagcctccctagtagctgggactataggcacacaatCATGGctttgtagaattttttaaatagctgctGTGAATGGGAAGATGGATTTTTTCCCATATTTCTTCTCATTTGCTTTGCTAAGATAGAAttatgctatttttctttcttaattattATGTAATCTAGCCACTTTGGTGAGCAATTTCTTATTAAGTTAGTGGTGTTTTTGCTTATTGTTTTGAGTATTCCAGAAGCAAATAGATGTTATTTTGCCTTTCTGAAGATACAGTTAAGTCTGGGTTCTTGTCATGGAGCCCTTCTGGGCAGTTTCCCActtcacctctgcctcctccaaAGTGCCAAGCACGCAGCAGGTACTCAGTGAGTGTCCTCTGAATGAAGGTAAAGGAACCGCTTGGCTAAGAAGGTCATTCCTGGCCCTGGGTGGCAGCCCTTTGATTCAGGGTCTGCACCTCAGTCTTACCAGAGGGCTGGGGGCTTTTAGACCCAGGTGTCTGATTCAGGCTAGCCACCTCACAGACACTTGCCGCCCATTTCCATCTGGAGGGAAAGCAGGGGCCAGTCACCCTAGGGAGACCCCATTCAGGACAAAAGAAGCTTAGAAAAAGGACCCAGCGGAGGCTATGGCCATCCAGAACATCTTGCTCTCTATCCAGCCAGGCTGCCTGAGGCGTGCCCTTCCAGGCTTGGAACCCTGTCTCCAAGGAAGGGGATCCAACATCAGACACAGCCCCTCTCCCCAAGTGTCCAAGATCCAAAGGGGGAAAATAACAACTGTTTCTTATTCTCTTCCCTTTATTCCTATACCCTATAGAATTGCCCACATTTATTagtattctgttttttaatttcaaaaaaaggAATACATTCATACATTTACAAGGCTCAAACATAATCTAAAAAGGTATACAGTGAATGTCTTACTCTACCCTCATTCCACCCATCCCATAGCCACTTTTATTAATTTGcatgtccttttaatatttatttattcaaatacaaTCAACTATGAAGATATTCttatttttccccattcttaCACAAAAGGTAGCATCTGATACACACATTTCTGCACCTTGATTtctaacttaaaatatatatcataataatacaaatagttagcatttattgaacactcatTGTATGCCAgtcatttttcaaacttttatccatatattaactcatttaatccttccagTACTCCTATTATTAACCTCATTTCTCCATGGAGAATTTTCCTTATCAGTATATAAAGAGCTTCCTCAATGGCTTACAGCTACATAGTATTCCGTTGTATGGGTGGATCATAATTTATGTAACTAATTGCCTTGTGAGGGACACGTGGGTGGCTTCtaattctttgctattgtggactgtgctgcagtgaatatattGTATGGATATCATCTTGTTATGTGTAGAGATAGAGCTGCAGAGCAGATCCAAAGAAAgaggattgctgggttaaatgcaTTTGTAATTCTGATGGgtattgccaaattgccttcTGTAGAGTTATTAGTTCTTTTCATAATTGCTTAGTATTTCTAATTAAACATAGCATTGATGCGCACTATGTATCAGTCTGGCTGGCTAGTAGGCTCTCTGTTGGTGGCTCCAGAACAAGTTGATCTCAACATAGTCCCAGATGAGACCCTTTCTTCTGGCCTCAGGTGGGCTgacttattccttttttttttttttttgagatggagtcttgctctgttggccaggctggagtatagtggtgcaattttggcttactgtaacctccacctcctgggttcaagcagttctcccacctcagcctcccaagttgctgggattacaggtgcacaccaccaagacTTATTCTTATCACTGCCGGTGAGAGTAAATTACAGCAATATTTCTGGGGAACTAACAGTATTTTCCCTGGTAATATTTGAAGAAGCAGCCTTGTAATGGTTAAGAACATGGACTCTAAGCTGGACTgcctgggtttttatattttcttttgctgctgtaacaaattaccacaaatttaggggcttaaaacaatgtaaatgtattcCCTTATGGTTCTGGAGGTAAGAAGTCTGAAACAGGTCTCACTGAGGTATATAAAGGTGTCAGCAGGCTTTGCTCCTTTGGGAGGCTCTCAGGGAGAATGTTTTcttgcctttcccagcttctagaggctgcccacattccttggtgCATGGCCCCTTTCTGTCTTCAAAGCCGGCAACATCACGACATTCCCACCTCTGCATTCATCACATCTCctctcattctcctgcctccctgcccttTCCTTTGTAAGGATTCACGTGATTACGTTGAacccacccagataatctagAATAATCTCTTTATCTCAAGGTCCTTAATTGAATAacacctgcaaagacccttttgCCATAGTAAGGTGACATATTCACAGGTCTCAGGAATTTGCACGTGGACATCTTTAGAGGCCACTATTCTGCTACTACAGTTTGCATCTAGACTCTACCACTTACTAATGGTGTGATCTTGAACAAATTATTTTGCCTCTTGCACCAGTTTTCTCATccttaaaatggggataataatggtatCTATTCCACTGGATTGTCAGGAGGATTGAATGAGTAAATATTTGCCAATGCTTATAATAGTGTCTGAGACACAATAAATGCTATGGAAGTATCTGCTAGCTAAAATATAttaaccaggccaggcacggtggctcacacctgtaatcccagcactttgggaggccgaggcgggtggatcaactgaggtcaggagttcaagaccagcctgaccaacatggagaaacctcgtctctactaaaaatacaaaattagacggggtggtggcgcatgcttgtaatcccagctactcgggaggctgaggcaggagaattgcttgaacccaggaggcagaggttgcggtgagctgagatggtgccattgcactccagcctggacaacaagagcgaaactccgtctcaaaaaaaaaaaaataaccaaataaaaatattaaaatacaaacactTTGATCTAGCAAGCCTATATTTATAATCTATTTCATAGGAACAAAAGCTTCCATGATTAGGCTATATAACTTGGATATTACTAAAGTGTTGTCCATATtggcaccaaaagaaaaaaaaaaaggaaaggaaaatgaaagaaagaaaatgcacaaaCAGGAAATTACCTGAATGCCAGCAAAACGACAGTGACTGAATCAACTGTGGCCCATCTGGGATATACCAGAGCTATTAAAGAGAATACATCTGATCTGTGCCTATGCACCTAGAGGAATGCTCTGAGTGAAAGTTCGTTGAGAGGAGGAAGTTCAAAGTAATTATAtgacttgatttctttctttctttttttttgagacggagttttgctcttgttgcccaggctggagtgcaatggcaccatctgggctcaccgcaacctccgcctcccgggttcaagcaattctcctgcctcagcctcctgagtagctgggattacaggcatgcggcaccacacccggctaattttgtatttttagtagagacggggtttctccatgttggtcaggcaggtcttgaactcccgacctcaggtgatccacccgccccggcctcccaaagtgctggaattacaggcgtgagccaccgcgcccggccgatttctttctttctttcttttttttttttttttttttttttgaacaaacATCAGCCCCCAAAATTGTTGTAGATATCTAGGTCAATCATTTAACAtgttctgtttcttcctctgggaAATATGTATAACGATAATTCTCACTCAAGGGGCTCTTGCAAAGGTTAAGTGGCATGGCTGACATGTGTCAAGTCTGTACCATCCTGCAAGCAGCAGCCCAGTCTGGCATTTGTGTAAGGCGGTTTCAGTGGAGAGATGTGTGGGAGGGTGCACCCCACGATGCTCACCTGGTGCTTCCTCGGTGGGGAAGGGAAATTCAGAAGTGGTGGAAAGAGATGATTGTCGTTTCGTATATCTTTGTATTGTTTCCCGGATGTTGAAATTGTTACTGTAGTAACTTTTTATACTCATGTGTTATTGGTAGTTTGGATACTATCACCATAACCACAAACACTGAATTAGGAAAAGCAGAAACCTAGAAACATGCCATGATTCAAAGTCTGGTATTTTTGGAAGAGGAATTTAATAACGAACGTTTTAAGAGGAAAAAGTCAGGAGAGTCCTAACCCAGGCCAACCTTGTGTGTCCACAGCATCTACTGCCGAGGATGTTCCAAGCCGCTGTGCTGCTCGTGCGCGCTCCTTGACAGCAGCCACAGTGAGCTCAAGTGCGACATCAGCGCAGAGATCCAGCAGCGACAGGAGGAGCTGGACGCCATGACGCAGGCGCTGCAGGAGCAGGATAGTGCCTTTGGCGCGGTTCACGCGCAGATGCACGCGGCCGTCGGCCAGCTGGGCCGCGCGCGTGCCGAGACCGAGGAGCTGATCCGCGAGCGCGTGCGCCAGGTGGTAGCTCACGTGCGGGCTCAGGAGCGCGAGCTGCTGGAGGCGGTGGACGCGCGGTACCAACGCGACTACGAGGAGATGGCCAGTCGGCTGGGCCGCCTGGATGCTGTGCTGCAGCGCATCCGCACGGGCAGCGCGCTGGTGCAGAGGATGAAGTGCTACGCCTCGGACCAGGAGGTGCTGGACATGCACGGTTTCCTGCGCCAGGCGCTCTGCCGCCTGCGCCAGGAGGAGCCCCAGAGCCTGCAAGCTGCCGTGCGCACCGACGGCTTCGGCTTCGACGAGTTCAAGGTGCGCCTGCAGGACCTCAGCTCTTGCATCACCCAGGGGAAAGGTAAGCACGCACGCCACCTTCCTGGGCGGCCTGTGCCTCTGCTGCACCCTAGGGAAGGCGAGTCAGAAGAGATCATCTCCAtttgacagaaaagaaaactgggtGTTTATTCAGTCTTTGGGGGTTGGTAAGGTCTTAGGTTCCAGGGCACAGGATAAGGGGGAGATGAGGCCCTGACAAAGGGCTGCAGCCACCCAGAGGGGACACGTTTTACTAATTTACAAGACTCTGTGGATTGACCTAGCGATGACTCATGGGGAACACGTGAAAGTTGAAAAACTGCAAAGCTGAGAATCAGACCCAGTATCATTTTGGCGCCAGAGGGACCAACCACTTCAGGAGGTTCTCTTAAGCCACCAGTGTCTCGGAACAGAGAAGTCAATTGGGACCTGGGGTTACAGTAGAAGGGGGCTAAGAAAACCTCCTGGGGATAGTTGGATGCTTACCCAAAACCATACAGTGGCTCGGTGGAGGAGATCCCTTGTCTGCAGGATGACCTGCTGTCTGCCAACCTTTGCGCGCCCTGCCTAGTGTTGGACGCTTGAGAGGTAAGGAGACACAGACCAGTTTCTGATCTCAAGGAGCCAGAGCCACTTCACATAGCTGGAGAATGAGACAGTGCTCAGCTCTGCAATCCAAATCCGGGAGATGTAGCAGCTGTGTATTAGCTGGAACAGGGGGGCTTTCAAAATAAGGGGTAGGGGGAGTGTGCCAGAGAGTCTCCAGGACTCTTTGACTAAATCTCCAAGCTGGAATGTGAGCTCTGAGCAGCTAGTATAGGATGCCCTTactgggaaaggggagggaggctACGGAATCTGAAGGCACCTGGGTAGGGTGCCAGTGACAAAGAGCTTATTTACTTCTTCTGGAGCTGGACATGGGTCATGAAGGATAATCTTAGAGGGCCTGGACCTGTGCCTTCTCCACCTAGGTAGTGAATGTCACCCATATTAAGGAAATGACCCCACAGAGTTTACACAGCTTGCCTTGGGTGTTATAACTGGGCAATAGCAGAGAGAAGGGTTATTTTATTCTGAAGCATAAGAGATTTAGATTTAATAAAAACCAGGCTGCAGATAAGGAAGATCATGGAGCTCTCACTATATGTAGAGAGTCAGTGAGCCGGTAGTGATGGCTTTATGATTGTGCACACTTAGCCTTGCTGTTGgctcagagatggagagaggtgcACTTGGGGTTTGGAGCCAAAAGCAAGCACTCTAATGCCACCTCTCTTTCCCTTCTGGCTGGGTTCCTGCCCACTGCATTCGAGAGAGCTCTCCTTCCAGCTGCCCCTCCAGGGAGTTGTCCAGTGCTGTGGGATGCCCTGGAAAATAGGTATCCTGGAAAAGCAACAGGGACCTCCTCTCTATCACTGTCCCAGGTCAGGATGTCCCTTACCAGCATGTCCTTGACCTGCCTGTGACCTTCTTTGTGTTCTACAGATGCAGCTGTATCCAAGAAAGCCAGCCCAGAGGCTGCCAGCACTCCCAGGGACCCTATTGACGTTGACCTGGTGAGATGGGTTTGAGGTCtgaaggggtggtggtggggcccAGCAGGTCAGGCAGCTTGTGAGTCCTGCTGTCCCTGTGTGTGCAGGGAGAGTGTCTGAGTGAGGGACAGCAAGTGGCTGGACTGGAAATTTCAGTGAGAGGAAGTAAAGGAAGACATTAAAGAAGGGTTGGCTGGCTAGCTGGCTCTGACTCTAGGCTCCTAAATGCCAAAGTTGCTCTTGATGGGCCATGAGCCAGGTTCAGTGGGGGTTAGATGTGGGGTAGACAGTCGGCCACAGATCAGGGCTGCTGCAGAGGGAATTCCAGCATTAGATGGCATATTAGTGCCTTCCAGCCATGAGAAACTATGGTTGTCAGATGTATGGTTAGATATAGGGTCAGCAGTCCTGAGGGATGTGCAGATGTCCTCTCCCCTTCTACACCCTACCCCCAATGTGTGAGCCTTCTCTTGGAGTCAGCATAGGTGGGCCTTCCCCTGCTCTTTCCCCACAGATGGTTCTTGGAAAGGAATGGGGAATGGTGCCAGGAGTCAGATTTCGATCCCAGTTGCCCGGGTTCTGCTGGTGTGATTCCAGGGCCACCATACATGTAACAAAGCAGAGTGTCTCAGGGTTGGAAGGTATCCATGTCCCATCTAATGCTGGCATTCCTTCTGCAGCACCCCTGACCTGTGGCTGTCCAGCTTTCATGTACACATCTCCAGGGACAGGAAGCTTGCTCATTCTAGAGGCAGCTGCTCCCAACTCTGGACTGCTCTGACTTAGAAAGTGCTTTTCCAAGTGGAAATGCAGTGGTGTCCCTTTGACTTGCCCCCTTTGGTACTCACAAGTATGGCTCCTTTCCACCAGAATAAGCATCCTCGGTTTCTTCCTGGACTTGGCATCTGGTCTCTTCCCTAGCCTAGTCACTCAGGTTTGCATGCGCCTAGCCTATCAAGGATCTGGCCCAGGACTGGCCAGTCCTTCATGGACAGCAGGTCTTCTGGTGGTGGGTAGGGGCCTAGCTTTTGCCATGGCATGACCcataggagagagagagtgctgTAGGTTGAGGCAATCAGgagaggcttcctggaagagacaGGACTTAAGAGTCTCAGAGTTTTAGAGCCAGGCAAGAGCATGGAGTCTAACCCCCTTTTTTTTACAGAGGACGAAGCTAAGACCCAGAAAGGATGTGACTTACCCAAGGCTACACACAGCAAATTAGGGGCAAGATTAAAAGctgacttgttttttgtttgtttgtttgttttttagacgaagtctctctctgttgttcaggctggagtatagtggcatgatctcggctcactgcaccctctgcttccggggttcaagccattctcctgcctcagcctcccgagtagctgggactacaggcgcgcaccactacgcctggctaatttttgtattttttagtagagacggggtttcatcatattggccaggctggtcttgaactcctgacctcatgatctgcccgcctcggcctcccaaagtgctgggattacaggcgtgagccactgtgcccggcctaaaaactGACTCTTAACTGCCTTGGGTACTGCATTCCTGTATACACAACCTCAAGTAAAAAGaggaattttttaatatatgtgtgcataataCAATCACATagtcagaaataaaaacatagaaagtGATCAATAGTGTCTTACTCCCACTTTAGCCCCCAGTTCTTATGCCCATataactatcttttaaaaatttcttttgagacagtcttgctctgtcacccaggctggagtgcagtgacacaatctcggctcactgcaacttctgcctcctgggttcaagcgattctcatgcctcagcctcctgagtagctgggattataggcacgcactaccacacccagctaattttttgcatttttaggagagatggggttttgctatgttagccaggatactctcaaactcctggcctcaagtgatccacccacctcagcctcccaaaagtgctgggattacaggcataagccaccgtgccccacctcttttttaaattcttatatatCCTTCCAGAATGTATGTAATTACaagcaaatattattatagaTATTTGCCTTTTGCATTCTGTGTTTCACAAAGGTAGGATAATACCAGATACACATGGTATCATACCAGAATTCTTATCCTATCAATAGGTAGAGAGCTTCCCGATACCTTTTTGCAGCTGCATAATGGACCATTAAATGGATATGGCAGGCTTTGTTTAGCCAGTTCCTTGTTGCTGCATATTTAGGTtgttttgctattacaaacaatgctacAATGGATGATGTttgcaaataaataatataaaataataaggccaggtgtggtggctcacacctgtaaacccaggaCCTTGGGACACTGacgcgggcagattgcttgagcccaggaatttgagaccagcctcggcaacatagtgagaccctgtttctacaaaaagtgtaaaaatcagccaggtgtggtggcacgtgcctataatcccaggtactcagcaggctaaggtgggaggatcacctaagcccagggagtttgaggttgcagtgagctgtgatcacaccactgcattgtagcctgagtgacagagtgagaccctgtctcaaaaagcaaacaaacaaataaaatcaaaataataatagggaAATGCCCTTGGTCCACAGACTCAGCTGTCTTCCAGGTGCTAGTCATTGGTGAATGAACAACAAGAGAGCCTGCACTGTCTTGTGTGAAGGTCTAGGTATTTTGGGTCTTTGTCTTGATAAAATCAGAATAGACGTGGCctctcactatcagctaggaagcAGTTTGAACGTGGAGTATCAGAG
This region includes:
- the PML gene encoding protein PML isoform X12 translates to MEPAPARSPRPQQDPARPQEPTMPPPETPSEGRQPSPSPSPTERAPASEEEFQFLRCQQCQAEAKCPKLLPCLHTLCSGCLEASGMQCPICQAPWPLGADTPALDNVFFESLQRRLSVYRQIVDAQAVCTRCKESADFWCFECEQLLCAKCFEAHQWFLKHEARPLAELRNQSVREFLDGTRKTNNIFCSNPNHRTPTLTSIYCRGCSKPLCCSCALLDSSHSELKCDISAEIQQRQEELDAMTQALQEQDSAFGAVHAQMHAAVGQLGRARAETEELIRERVRQVVAHVRAQERELLEAVDARYQRDYEEMASRLGRLDAVLQRIRTGSALVQRMKCYASDQEVLDMHGFLRQALCRLRQEEPQSLQAAVRTDGFGFDEFKVRLQDLSSCITQGKDAAVSKKASPEAASTPRDPIDVDLRNALW
- the PML gene encoding protein PML isoform X13; the protein is MEPAPARSPRPQQDPARPQEPTMPPPETPSEGRQPSPSPSPTERAPASEEEFQFLRCQQCQAEAKCPKLLPCLHTLCSGCLEASGMQCPICQAPWPLGADTPALDNVFFESLQRRLSVYRQIVDAQAVCTRCKESADFWCFECEQLLCAKCFEAHQWFLKHEARPLAELRNQSVREFLDGTRKTNNIFCSNPNHRTPTLTSIYCRGCSKPLCCSCALLDSSHSELKCDISAEIQQRQEELDAMTQALQEQDSAFGAVHAQMHAAVGQLGRARAETEELIRERVRQVVAHVRAQERELLEAVDARYQRDYEEMASRLGRLDAVLQRIRTGSALVQRMKCYASDQEVLDMHGFLRQALCRLRQEEPQSLQAAVRTDGFGFDEFKVRLQDLSSCITQGKDAAVSKKASPEAASTPRDPIDVDLHP